In one Lysobacter alkalisoli genomic region, the following are encoded:
- a CDS encoding carboxyl transferase domain-containing protein yields the protein MSAITSQLDPRSQDFQDNVAWHRALVGELDARLARAADGGGDKARARHTERGKLLVRDRITALLDSGSPFLEIAPLAAEEMYDGAAPAAGMVCGIGRVMGQEVVIVANDATVKGGTYFPITVKKHLRAQEIARENNLPCVYLVDSGGAFLPLQDEVFPDREHFGRIFYNQARLSAQNIPQIAVVMGSCTAGGAYVPAMCDESVIVKEQGTIFLGGPPLVKAATGEVVDAEALGGADVHTSVSGVADHFAEDDRHALQIARDIVGTFNRRKTLPVAVQPSREPLYPAEELYGIVPKDTRRPFDIREVIARVVDGSELQEFKARYGKTLVTGFAHIHGYPVGIVANNGILFAESALKGAHFIELCNQRGIPLVFLQNITGFMVGRKYENAGIAKDGAKMVTAVACSHVPKFTVVIGGSFGAGNYAMCGRAYGARFLWMWPNARISVMGGEQAASVLATVRRDGIEARGGEWTAEEEETFKAPIREQYETQGSPWYATARLWDDGIIDPADTRRVLGLGLSASLNAPIEGPPRFGVFRM from the coding sequence ATGTCCGCGATCACCTCACAACTCGACCCTCGCTCGCAGGATTTCCAGGACAACGTGGCCTGGCATCGCGCACTGGTCGGCGAACTGGATGCACGTCTGGCACGTGCCGCCGACGGCGGCGGCGACAAGGCCCGCGCCCGGCATACCGAACGTGGCAAGCTGCTGGTGCGCGACCGCATCACCGCCCTGCTCGACTCCGGCTCGCCTTTCCTCGAGATCGCACCGCTCGCGGCCGAAGAGATGTACGACGGCGCCGCTCCTGCCGCCGGCATGGTCTGCGGCATCGGCCGGGTGATGGGACAGGAAGTGGTGATCGTCGCCAACGATGCCACCGTCAAGGGCGGCACCTATTTCCCGATCACGGTGAAGAAGCACCTGCGCGCACAGGAGATCGCACGCGAGAACAACCTGCCCTGCGTTTACCTGGTCGATTCCGGCGGCGCGTTCCTGCCGCTGCAGGACGAGGTGTTCCCCGACCGGGAGCACTTCGGCCGCATCTTCTACAACCAGGCCCGGCTGAGCGCGCAGAACATCCCGCAGATCGCGGTGGTGATGGGCAGCTGCACCGCGGGCGGCGCCTACGTGCCAGCGATGTGCGACGAGTCGGTGATCGTCAAGGAACAGGGCACGATCTTCCTCGGCGGTCCGCCGCTGGTGAAGGCCGCAACCGGCGAGGTTGTCGATGCCGAGGCGCTCGGCGGCGCCGATGTGCACACCAGCGTGTCGGGCGTAGCCGACCACTTTGCCGAGGACGACCGCCACGCGCTGCAGATCGCGCGCGACATCGTCGGTACGTTCAACCGCCGCAAGACCCTGCCGGTCGCGGTGCAGCCCTCGCGCGAGCCTCTGTATCCGGCCGAGGAGCTGTACGGGATCGTGCCGAAGGACACCCGTCGCCCGTTCGACATCCGCGAGGTGATCGCACGCGTCGTCGACGGCAGCGAACTGCAGGAGTTCAAGGCGCGCTACGGCAAGACCCTGGTCACCGGCTTCGCCCATATCCACGGCTACCCGGTCGGCATCGTCGCCAACAACGGCATCCTGTTCGCCGAGTCGGCACTCAAGGGCGCGCACTTCATCGAGCTGTGTAACCAGCGCGGCATCCCGCTGGTGTTCCTGCAGAACATCACCGGCTTCATGGTCGGCAGGAAATACGAGAACGCCGGCATCGCCAAGGACGGGGCCAAGATGGTCACCGCGGTGGCGTGCTCGCACGTGCCCAAGTTCACCGTGGTGATCGGTGGCAGCTTCGGCGCCGGCAACTATGCGATGTGCGGCCGTGCCTACGGGGCCCGCTTCCTGTGGATGTGGCCGAACGCACGGATCAGCGTGATGGGCGGCGAGCAGGCCGCGAGCGTACTGGCGACGGTGCGGCGCGATGGCATCGAGGCGCGTGGCGGCGAATGGACTGCGGAGGAGGAAGAAACCTTCAAGGCCCCGATCCGCGAGCAGTACGAGACCCAGGGCAGCCCGTGGTACGCCACCGCGCGGCTGTGGGACGACGGCATCATCGACCCGGCCGATACCCGTCGCGTGCTCGGTCTAGGTCTATCGGCCAGCCTGAACGCGCCGATCGAAGGCCCTCCGCGCTTCGGCGTGTTCCGGATGTGA
- a CDS encoding bactofilin family protein: MAIFGTPTASQKSDSPTPPQAPPRTEEKRPEPVAFSTPTTSSSPAPVARTSTSESKESVIASDLTIEGKIEGSGHVRLAGKFKGDVNVQGDLTIEVGARLNGGVKARKVIIAGELEGNVDSAERVELLDSGMMIGDIKAGTVTIAAGSKMRGQVEFGWSKDGGKPGSSNGKGAGENGTSS, encoded by the coding sequence ATGGCAATTTTCGGCACCCCGACCGCTTCCCAGAAATCCGACTCCCCTACCCCGCCGCAGGCTCCGCCGCGCACTGAAGAAAAACGCCCCGAGCCGGTGGCATTCAGCACGCCCACCACAAGCAGCAGCCCGGCCCCGGTCGCGCGCACTTCGACCAGCGAAAGCAAGGAATCGGTGATCGCCTCCGACCTCACCATCGAAGGCAAGATCGAGGGCTCCGGCCATGTCCGCCTGGCGGGCAAGTTCAAAGGCGATGTCAACGTGCAGGGCGACCTGACCATCGAGGTCGGCGCCAGGCTCAACGGTGGCGTCAAGGCGCGCAAGGTGATCATCGCCGGCGAGCTGGAAGGCAATGTGGATTCGGCCGAGCGTGTCGAGCTGCTCGACAGCGGCATGATGATCGGCGACATCAAGGCCGGCACCGTGACCATCGCGGCCGGTTCGAAGATGCGCGGCCAGGTCGAGTTCGGCTGGAGCAAGGACGGCGGCAAGCCGGGCAGTTCCAACGGCAAGGGCGCCGGGGAGAATGGCACCAGCTCATGA
- a CDS encoding FTR1 family protein: MHALRRLSLALLLLTAFIASANPQAQQVWQLLDYIAVDYPEAVQDGVVVSELEYDEMQEFSASVSERLAQLPEASGRTGLIAQAGLLQAAIDDKASAADVGRQARGLAEALLQVYPVPRGPRQVPDLGGAAALYRDHCASCHGAQGAGDGPAGVALEPAPIDFTDVERARQRSVFALQQVIENGLDGTAMAGYPQLSEHDRWALAFHIGQFAFPEDQAGRGRALWEQRADVRAALPDLDALVQVLPVDIAGLEEADADALNAWLRRQPGAVAASVGGGNDGLLDLAKTRLREGVEAYADGDYKRARDKVLSAYLDGFEPIEPLLAIRDSGLLVEVEGAMQQLRSSIGALAPQAEVEAQAEQLSALLDRTRMVINDQTRGSAGAAFVGALTILLREGLEALLLVIAMIAFLRKAERTDAMPYVHAGWVGALIAGGATWLVATRLVEISGSSREVTEGIAALIAAAVLVSVGIWMHGKSQADAWQRYIREKLSGALSRGSAWFLFLLAFLIVYREAFETVLFYAALWSQGNHAAVLAGAATAVVALAAIAWAMLRYSRRLPFGKFFAASSVLLAVLAVVLAGKGVAALQEAGWLPVSLLSMPRIELLGVYPTLQGVVVQIVVLLVLLAGFGWNARNARVVTAAG; this comes from the coding sequence ATGCACGCCCTCCGTCGCCTGTCGCTTGCCTTGCTGCTGCTGACGGCATTCATTGCCTCGGCCAATCCCCAGGCGCAGCAGGTGTGGCAACTGCTCGACTACATCGCGGTCGACTATCCCGAGGCGGTGCAGGACGGGGTCGTGGTCAGCGAGCTCGAGTACGACGAGATGCAGGAGTTTTCCGCATCGGTCAGCGAGCGGCTGGCGCAGCTGCCGGAAGCGTCGGGCCGGACCGGTCTGATCGCGCAGGCCGGGCTGCTGCAGGCGGCGATCGACGATAAAGCATCGGCGGCGGACGTGGGCCGCCAGGCGCGCGGACTGGCCGAAGCATTGCTGCAGGTCTACCCGGTGCCGCGTGGCCCGCGACAGGTGCCCGACCTCGGCGGGGCTGCGGCCCTGTACCGCGACCACTGCGCCAGCTGCCATGGCGCCCAGGGGGCCGGCGACGGCCCGGCCGGGGTCGCGCTCGAGCCGGCGCCGATCGACTTCACCGATGTGGAACGCGCGCGCCAGCGCAGCGTGTTCGCACTGCAGCAGGTGATCGAGAACGGCCTGGATGGCACCGCGATGGCCGGGTATCCGCAGCTGTCGGAACATGATCGTTGGGCGCTGGCCTTCCATATCGGCCAGTTCGCGTTTCCGGAAGACCAGGCCGGGCGTGGCCGGGCATTGTGGGAGCAGCGCGCCGACGTTCGTGCCGCACTGCCGGACCTGGACGCGCTGGTGCAGGTGTTGCCGGTGGACATCGCAGGCCTGGAAGAAGCCGATGCCGATGCGCTGAATGCCTGGCTGCGCCGTCAGCCCGGAGCGGTCGCAGCATCCGTGGGCGGTGGCAATGACGGCCTGCTGGACCTGGCCAAGACGCGCCTGCGCGAAGGCGTCGAAGCTTACGCCGACGGCGATTACAAACGTGCGCGCGACAAGGTGCTGTCGGCCTACCTGGACGGTTTCGAGCCGATCGAACCGCTGCTGGCGATCCGTGACTCCGGCCTGCTGGTGGAGGTCGAGGGCGCCATGCAGCAGCTGCGTTCGAGCATTGGAGCGCTGGCACCGCAGGCGGAGGTCGAGGCCCAGGCGGAGCAGCTGTCCGCGTTGCTGGACCGGACCCGGATGGTGATCAACGACCAGACCCGGGGCAGTGCCGGAGCCGCATTCGTCGGCGCGCTGACCATCCTGCTGCGCGAGGGCCTGGAAGCCTTGTTGCTGGTGATCGCGATGATCGCGTTCCTGCGCAAGGCCGAGCGCACCGATGCGATGCCATACGTGCACGCCGGCTGGGTCGGGGCGCTGATCGCCGGTGGCGCGACCTGGCTGGTGGCGACCCGTCTGGTCGAGATCAGCGGCAGCAGCCGCGAGGTCACCGAAGGCATCGCCGCATTGATCGCGGCAGCGGTGCTGGTGTCGGTCGGTATCTGGATGCACGGCAAGAGCCAGGCCGATGCCTGGCAGCGCTACATCCGCGAGAAACTGTCCGGTGCGTTGTCGCGCGGCTCGGCCTGGTTCCTGTTCCTGCTCGCGTTCCTGATCGTGTATCGCGAGGCGTTCGAGACGGTGCTGTTCTATGCTGCGCTCTGGAGCCAGGGCAATCATGCCGCGGTACTGGCCGGCGCGGCGACGGCCGTTGTCGCGCTGGCGGCGATCGCATGGGCGATGCTGCGCTACAGCCGGCGCCTGCCGTTCGGGAAGTTCTTCGCGGCCAGTTCGGTGCTGCTCGCTGTGCTCGCGGTGGTGCTGGCCGGCAAGGGCGTTGCGGCATTGCAGGAAGCCGGCTGGTTGCCGGTCTCGCTGCTGTCGATGCCACGAATCGAGCTGCTCGGCGTCTACCCGACCCTGCAGGGTGTCGTGGTCCAGATCGTGGTGCTGCTGGTGCTGCTGGCCGGCTTTGGCTGGAACGCGCGCAACGCACGCGTTGTTACCGCGGCGGGTTGA
- a CDS encoding enoyl-CoA hydratase-related protein yields the protein MQLLRDGPVARLRLNRPALHNAFDAALIAALTAELGALGADAGVRVVVLEGEGPSFSAGADLNWMRGMAAASEAENREDSLALARLMRTLDELPKPTIARVHGAAFGGGVGLVACCDIAIGAREAKFGLTESKLGLLPAVISPYVIAAIGARQARRWFASAEIFDADEACRIGLLHQVAEADALDAAVQRQIDLLLKAGPIASSSAKVLVRQVTAHTDRDRHDTDNAALIARLRVSEEGQEGLSAFLDKRKPKWAEG from the coding sequence ATGCAATTGCTGCGCGATGGTCCCGTCGCGCGCCTGCGGCTGAACCGCCCGGCCCTGCACAACGCCTTCGACGCGGCCCTGATCGCGGCCCTGACCGCCGAATTGGGGGCCCTGGGCGCGGATGCAGGGGTACGCGTCGTCGTGCTTGAGGGCGAAGGCCCCTCGTTCTCGGCCGGTGCCGACCTGAACTGGATGCGCGGCATGGCCGCCGCCAGCGAGGCCGAGAACCGCGAGGACTCGCTTGCCCTCGCCCGCCTGATGCGGACCCTCGACGAACTGCCCAAGCCGACCATCGCCCGTGTCCACGGCGCGGCCTTTGGAGGCGGTGTCGGCCTGGTCGCCTGCTGCGACATCGCGATCGGTGCCCGCGAGGCGAAGTTCGGCCTGACCGAAAGCAAGCTCGGCCTGCTGCCGGCGGTGATCTCGCCCTACGTGATCGCGGCAATAGGCGCGCGCCAGGCGCGGCGATGGTTCGCCAGCGCCGAAATCTTCGATGCCGACGAGGCCTGCCGGATCGGCCTGCTGCATCAGGTCGCGGAGGCCGATGCGCTGGACGCAGCCGTGCAGCGGCAGATCGACCTGCTGCTCAAGGCCGGCCCGATCGCGTCGTCTTCGGCCAAGGTCCTGGTCCGCCAGGTCACCGCCCACACCGATCGCGACCGCCACGACACCGACAACGCCGCCCTGATCGCCCGATTGCGGGTGTCGGAAGAGGGGCAGGAAGGGCTGAGCGCATTCCTCGACAAGCGCAAGCCGAAATGGGCCGAGGGCTAA
- a CDS encoding acetyl/propionyl/methylcrotonyl-CoA carboxylase subunit alpha produces MFDKILIANRGEIACRVIRSCRKLGVRTVAVYSEADADAQHVRQADEAYLLGGPRPADSYLRGEAIIEVAKKAGAQAIHPGYGFLSENAEFAEAVEAAGLVFIGPKAASMRKMGSKAGAKQLMQAAGVPVVPGYTDEDQSPDVLQAEADRIGYPLMIKAAHGGGGKGMRIVRSTDEFIANLESCQREAKNAFGRDRVLLERYVEKPRHIEIQVFGDGLGDVIHLNERECSAQRRYQKVLEESPSPFLPPSLRQAMGEAAVEAARAIDYVNAGTVEFIVDQGGNFYFMEINTRLQVEHPVTEMVTGLDLVEWQLRIAAGQPLPLAQDDIRQHGHAIEVRLYAEDPEAGFLPGSGTLERLRLPAPDAHVRIDAGVVEGDTVTIFYDPMIAKLIVFDADRPRALARLREALAYCAIEGPKSNIAFLERLVRHPAVTGGSIDTGYLDRHLDEFVAADDDIPTDLLLGATIATLLGQERRTREAALASADPHSPWAIADGWRLGHGSRRSLAFLYRGERIELHAQGSGGHYRIEHAGTHHDIAGARLADGRLGFRIDQRGLRMSVDDDGRNLVVHDGERRLQLQPIAMYRPELAGDTGGADALLAPMPGRVVVVKIREGDKVEAGQELVVIEAMKMELSLKSPREGVVARIHASDGDFVEADAVLVALEA; encoded by the coding sequence ATGTTCGACAAGATCCTGATCGCCAATCGTGGCGAGATCGCCTGCCGGGTCATCCGCAGTTGCCGCAAGCTCGGCGTCCGCACCGTGGCGGTGTATTCCGAAGCCGACGCCGATGCACAGCACGTGCGCCAGGCCGACGAGGCGTACCTGCTCGGCGGTCCGCGACCGGCCGACAGCTACCTGCGTGGCGAGGCGATCATCGAGGTCGCGAAGAAAGCCGGCGCGCAGGCGATCCACCCCGGCTATGGCTTCCTGAGCGAGAACGCGGAGTTCGCCGAGGCGGTCGAGGCTGCGGGGCTGGTGTTCATCGGCCCGAAGGCAGCGTCGATGAGGAAGATGGGCAGCAAGGCCGGTGCCAAGCAGCTGATGCAGGCCGCGGGCGTGCCGGTGGTACCGGGCTACACCGACGAGGACCAGTCGCCGGATGTGCTGCAGGCCGAGGCCGACCGCATCGGCTACCCGCTGATGATCAAGGCCGCCCACGGCGGCGGCGGCAAGGGCATGCGCATCGTGCGTTCGACGGACGAGTTCATCGCCAATCTCGAAAGCTGCCAGCGCGAGGCGAAGAACGCCTTCGGACGCGACCGGGTGCTGCTGGAGCGCTACGTCGAGAAGCCGCGCCACATCGAGATCCAGGTGTTCGGCGACGGCCTTGGTGACGTCATCCACCTCAACGAGCGCGAATGTTCGGCCCAGCGCCGCTACCAGAAGGTGCTGGAGGAATCGCCCTCGCCCTTCCTGCCCCCCTCGCTGCGGCAGGCGATGGGCGAGGCTGCGGTAGAGGCCGCGCGCGCGATCGATTACGTCAACGCCGGCACGGTCGAGTTCATCGTCGACCAGGGTGGCAACTTCTACTTCATGGAAATCAACACCCGCCTGCAGGTCGAACATCCGGTCACCGAGATGGTCACCGGGCTCGACCTGGTCGAGTGGCAACTGCGCATCGCCGCCGGCCAACCGTTGCCGCTGGCGCAGGACGACATCCGCCAGCACGGCCACGCGATCGAGGTCCGGCTGTATGCGGAGGATCCGGAAGCCGGCTTCCTGCCCGGCTCGGGCACGCTGGAGCGGCTGCGGTTGCCCGCGCCGGACGCGCATGTGCGAATCGATGCCGGCGTGGTCGAAGGCGACACCGTCACCATCTTCTACGACCCGATGATCGCCAAGCTGATCGTGTTCGATGCCGATCGTCCGCGCGCCCTGGCCCGCCTGCGCGAGGCGCTCGCGTATTGCGCGATCGAGGGGCCGAAGTCGAACATCGCCTTCCTCGAACGGCTGGTGCGGCACCCGGCGGTGACCGGCGGCAGCATCGACACCGGCTATCTCGACCGTCACCTCGACGAGTTCGTTGCCGCGGACGACGACATCCCGACCGACCTGCTGCTGGGCGCGACCATCGCCACCCTGCTCGGGCAGGAGCGCCGGACCCGCGAAGCCGCCCTTGCCTCGGCCGACCCCCATTCACCGTGGGCGATCGCCGACGGCTGGCGGCTCGGCCACGGCAGCCGCCGCAGCCTGGCCTTCCTGTACCGCGGCGAGCGGATCGAACTGCACGCCCAGGGCAGCGGCGGCCACTACCGGATCGAGCATGCCGGCACCCATCACGACATTGCCGGCGCGCGGCTGGCCGATGGCCGGCTCGGCTTCCGGATCGATCAACGCGGCCTGCGCATGTCCGTGGATGACGACGGCCGCAACCTGGTCGTCCACGACGGGGAACGTCGCCTGCAACTCCAGCCGATCGCCATGTACCGGCCCGAACTGGCCGGCGACACTGGCGGTGCCGATGCCCTGCTCGCGCCGATGCCGGGGCGGGTGGTAGTGGTGAAAATCCGCGAAGGCGATAAGGTGGAGGCAGGACAGGAACTGGTGGTGATCGAAGCGATGAAGATGGAACTCAGCCTGAAGTCCCCCCGCGAAGGCGTGGTCGCACGCATCCACGCCAGCGACGGCGATTTCGTCGAGGCCGATGCGGTGCTGGTGGCGTTGGAAGCATGA
- a CDS encoding hydroxymethylglutaryl-CoA lyase: protein MPTQVRIVEVGPRDGLQNEKSMVATADKIALIDRLSATGLQSIEATSFVSPKWVPQLADAAEVYAGITRREGVHYPVLVPNEKGYERAREVGVEEIAVFTAASEAFNRKNINASIDESLQRFAPVMERARADGVKVRGYVSTVLGCPYQGAVPLADVVRVAHALHDMGCYEISLGDTIGVGTPGKARAMLKAVAAEVPLSALAVHFHDTWGQALANILACLEEGVAVVDAAVSGTGGCPYAKGASGNVATEDVVYMLHGLGIGTGIDLDALADTGRWLSTVLGRDSGSKVAKALAAA, encoded by the coding sequence ATGCCCACACAGGTACGCATCGTCGAGGTCGGCCCGCGCGACGGGCTGCAGAACGAGAAATCGATGGTCGCGACCGCCGACAAGATCGCGCTGATCGACCGGCTGTCGGCGACCGGCCTGCAGAGCATCGAAGCGACCAGTTTCGTCAGCCCGAAGTGGGTGCCCCAGCTGGCCGATGCCGCCGAGGTCTATGCCGGCATCACCCGCCGCGAAGGCGTGCACTACCCGGTGCTGGTCCCGAACGAGAAGGGCTACGAGCGCGCACGCGAGGTCGGCGTCGAGGAGATCGCGGTGTTCACCGCCGCCTCGGAAGCCTTCAACCGGAAGAACATCAACGCTTCCATCGACGAGTCGCTGCAGCGCTTTGCGCCGGTGATGGAACGCGCCCGGGCCGACGGGGTCAAGGTGCGCGGCTACGTCTCCACCGTGCTCGGCTGCCCCTACCAGGGTGCAGTGCCGCTGGCCGACGTGGTGCGCGTCGCGCACGCCCTGCACGACATGGGCTGCTACGAGATCTCGCTCGGCGACACCATCGGCGTCGGCACCCCGGGCAAGGCCCGCGCGATGCTGAAGGCGGTCGCCGCTGAAGTGCCGCTGAGCGCGCTGGCGGTGCACTTCCACGATACCTGGGGCCAGGCACTGGCCAACATCCTCGCCTGCCTGGAAGAAGGCGTCGCGGTGGTCGACGCCGCGGTGTCCGGCACCGGCGGCTGCCCTTACGCAAAAGGCGCCAGCGGCAACGTCGCCACCGAGGACGTGGTCTACATGCTGCACGGTCTGGGCATCGGGACCGGCATCGACCTCGATGCGCTCGCCGACACCGGGCGCTGGCTGTCCACCGTGCTCGGACGCGACAGCGGCAGCAAGGTCGCGAAGGCATTGGCGGCCGCGTGA
- a CDS encoding sensor domain-containing protein: MNNTPPVRSAGMAADGAAPDDVLAALERALGDPAQPEATRALLRQARDALRQSRQDADNARQRYDALFNAVPDPVSIIDYDGTVLDLNRAGMAAYNRPREDVVGRPIHVLNPDLPADHMAPVVESLRRGDTYVIEVTNMRADGTRFPVEVHSAALQYDGRECLVAVARDLSGRRDAELRYRELVETLNQGILVQDANGRYMFANAAAMRIFGIGKGKFLEQEMQPDNWLVIDEHGRELPPGQWPAQRALQWGRTVGSTLLGFYHRGRRQLSWLSVTSVPHYPAGGDRARQVLSLYSDVTALKRDSALFDRAQSLAHIGGWEWDSGRDELYLTDEAQRIIGCHPPPRYMDAFTACLRVPDRQRLRDALARAMATGNGLDLELQGMHGSGKPFWIRVIGEPMVGTAYSARLTGTLQDITERKHSEETLRQQARTDTLTGLLNRDAILNELDAWLEDPEYAQIAVLYVDLDRFKIVNDMLGHAAGDRLLVHASRRIAQVVGLEGQLARFGGDEFLVICVNGDDAGRPQRLAEGILKAFDPPFHLDGEEFAITTSIGIAHAPQDGLASSQLIQCADAAMYDSKRRGRNGWQAFTAELAEQQLQRLQLETHLRRAVYNDEFHLVYQPQVDLGSGRLVGSEALIRWRNRSLGEMRPDRFIDHAETTGDIVGIGRWVLREGCRQLRQWRDAGLAIDRIAINVSYRQFLSEDLIQSVREALDQSDLPGHMLELEFTERVLIEDDPDTHRAFDELRGMGVQLSIDDFGEGYSALNYLRRLPISGLKLSQLFIQGVPDNHSDVAVCQAVTGIASSLGLQVVAEGVETPAQRDFLLQLGITTGQGFLYAPGLPPDQFLQRYRAGAPD; this comes from the coding sequence GTGAACAATACCCCGCCCGTACGCAGCGCTGGAATGGCCGCGGACGGCGCGGCGCCGGATGATGTGCTCGCGGCGCTGGAACGGGCCCTCGGCGACCCGGCCCAACCTGAAGCCACGCGGGCCCTGCTGCGCCAGGCCCGCGACGCACTCCGGCAGTCCCGCCAGGACGCCGACAACGCCCGCCAGCGCTACGACGCGCTGTTCAATGCCGTCCCCGACCCGGTCAGCATCATCGACTACGACGGCACCGTGCTAGACCTCAACCGTGCCGGCATGGCGGCCTACAACCGTCCGCGCGAAGACGTGGTCGGGCGGCCGATCCACGTGCTCAACCCGGACCTGCCGGCCGACCATATGGCACCGGTGGTGGAAAGCCTGCGCCGTGGCGACACTTATGTCATCGAAGTCACCAACATGCGCGCCGACGGCACCCGCTTCCCGGTCGAGGTGCATTCGGCGGCGCTGCAGTACGACGGCCGCGAGTGCCTGGTCGCGGTGGCACGCGACCTCAGCGGCCGCCGCGATGCCGAACTGCGCTACCGCGAACTGGTCGAGACCCTCAACCAGGGCATCCTGGTGCAGGACGCCAACGGCCGCTACATGTTCGCCAATGCCGCCGCGATGCGGATCTTCGGCATCGGCAAGGGCAAGTTCCTGGAACAGGAAATGCAGCCCGACAACTGGCTGGTGATCGACGAACACGGCCGCGAGCTGCCGCCTGGCCAGTGGCCGGCACAGCGGGCACTGCAGTGGGGGCGCACCGTCGGCAGCACCCTGCTCGGCTTCTACCACCGAGGGCGCCGCCAACTGAGCTGGCTGTCGGTCACCTCGGTGCCGCACTATCCGGCCGGCGGCGACCGTGCGCGGCAGGTCCTGTCGCTGTATTCGGACGTCACCGCGCTCAAGCGCGACAGCGCCCTGTTCGACCGCGCCCAGTCCCTTGCCCACATCGGCGGCTGGGAATGGGACAGCGGCCGCGACGAGCTCTACTTGACCGACGAGGCCCAACGCATCATCGGCTGCCACCCGCCGCCGCGCTACATGGACGCCTTCACCGCCTGCCTGCGGGTACCGGACCGGCAACGCCTGCGCGACGCCCTCGCCCGCGCGATGGCGACCGGCAACGGCCTCGACCTCGAACTGCAGGGAATGCACGGCAGCGGCAAGCCGTTCTGGATCCGGGTGATCGGCGAACCGATGGTCGGTACCGCCTACAGCGCGCGCCTGACCGGCACCCTGCAGGACATCACCGAACGCAAGCATTCGGAAGAGACACTGCGCCAACAAGCACGCACCGACACCCTGACCGGCCTGCTCAACCGCGACGCCATCCTCAACGAACTCGACGCCTGGCTGGAAGATCCCGAGTACGCCCAGATCGCCGTGCTCTATGTCGACCTGGACCGGTTCAAGATCGTCAACGACATGCTCGGCCATGCCGCCGGCGATCGCTTGCTGGTCCATGCCTCGCGACGCATCGCGCAGGTGGTTGGCCTGGAAGGCCAGTTGGCCCGTTTCGGCGGCGACGAATTCCTGGTCATCTGCGTGAATGGAGACGATGCCGGGCGGCCGCAGCGGCTGGCCGAGGGCATCCTGAAAGCTTTCGACCCCCCCTTTCATCTCGACGGCGAGGAGTTCGCGATCACCACCAGCATCGGCATCGCCCACGCACCACAGGACGGCCTGGCCTCCTCGCAGCTGATCCAGTGCGCCGACGCGGCGATGTACGACAGCAAGCGCCGTGGCCGCAACGGCTGGCAGGCATTCACTGCCGAACTGGCCGAGCAGCAACTGCAGCGCCTGCAACTGGAAACCCACCTGCGGCGCGCGGTCTACAACGATGAGTTCCATCTGGTCTACCAACCACAGGTCGACCTCGGCTCCGGCCGCCTGGTCGGCAGCGAAGCGCTGATCCGCTGGCGCAACCGCTCGCTCGGCGAGATGCGCCCGGACCGCTTCATCGACCATGCCGAGACCACCGGCGACATCGTCGGCATCGGCCGCTGGGTCCTGCGCGAAGGCTGCCGGCAACTGCGCCAATGGCGCGATGCCGGGCTCGCGATCGACCGCATCGCGATCAACGTCTCCTACCGCCAGTTCCTCAGCGAGGACCTGATCCAGAGCGTGCGCGAGGCGCTCGACCAGAGCGACCTGCCCGGCCACATGCTGGAACTGGAATTCACCGAACGGGTGCTGATCGAGGACGACCCGGACACCCATCGCGCATTCGATGAACTGCGCGGCATGGGGGTGCAGCTGTCGATCGACGACTTCGGCGAGGGTTACAGCGCGCTCAACTACCTGCGCCGGCTGCCGATCAGCGGTCTCAAGCTCAGCCAGCTGTTCATCCAGGGCGTCCCCGACAACCACTCCGACGTGGCGGTCTGCCAGGCGGTGACCGGGATCGCCAGCAGCCTCGGCCTGCAGGTGGTGGCCGAGGGCGTGGAAACCCCGGCCCAGCGCGACTTCCTGCTGCAGTTGGGCATCACCACCGGGCAGGGTTTCCTGTATGCACCAGGCCTGCCGCCCGATCAGTTCCTGCAACGGTACCGGGCCGGGGCTCCGGACTGA